TGAGcggcgtcacctgatgcaggagcagctgCTGGcaacatctttaaaaggctgccagaccATACGattatacgaattaagagcaggagtaggctactcctctcttcgagcctgctccgccattcaacaagatcacgactgatcttgtaacctcaactccacattcctgcctacacctgataacctttaacctccttgcttatcaagaatctatctacctctgccttaaaaatattcaaagattctgcttcaaccgccttttgagaaagacaattccaaagactcacaaccctctgagagaaaaaatttctcctcatctctgtcttaaatgggagaccccttatttttaagcaatgagccctagttctagattctcccacaagggaaacatcctttccacatccaccctgtcaagacccctcaggatcttatatgtttcaatcaagtcacctgatACTctactaaactccagcggatacaagcctattcGCAGACTAGTCTTAAAAGACAATCAGCCCATTCCGGATATTAGTctactaaaccttctctgaactgcttccaacgcatttacatccttccttaaataaagagaccaattactgtacacagttctccagatgtggtctcaccaatgccctgtgtagctgaagcataacctccctacttttgtattcaattccccttgcaattaaCGATAACATTCtaaagctttcctaattacttgctgtacctgcatactaacctcttgtgattcatgcactaggacatccacatcgctctgcatctcagagctctgcaatctctcaccatttagataatatgcatcttttcattcttcctgtcaaaatggacaatttcacattttcccacattataccccatttgccagatctttccaTCATActataatccctctattcaagaagggggagaggcagaaaacagggTAACTATAGGGCAGTTAGCTTGGCATCTGTCATGGCGAAGATGttagaatcgattattaaggaggttgtagctgggcacttcgaaaaactcaagctaatcggaaatagtcagcattgttttgtgaaagggaaatcatgtttaaccaatttgttggagttctttgaagtagtgacatgtgctgtggataaaggggagccagctgatgtattgtacttggatttccagaaggcatttgacataaaagtttattgcgcaaaataggagctcatggtgtaggcattaacatattagcatggatagaagattggctagctggcagaaagcagagagtatgcataaatgggaccttttctgattggcaggatgtgacgagtagagTCCTGCAgacgtctgtgctggggcctcaaccttttacaatttatatcaatgacttagatgaggggagcgatggcatggtagctaaatttgcagatgacacaaagataggtaggaaagtatgttgtgaagaggacataaggagattgcagactgatatagataggttgagtgagtgggcaaaaatctggcagatggagtataatgtgggaaaatgtgaagttgttcactttggcaggaagaataaaaaagcagtgtattacttaaacggagaacaaatacagaattccaaggtgcagagggatctaggtgttccagtgcattagttacaaaaagttagtattcaggtacagcaggtaataaaaaaggctaatggaatgctatccttcttccgagaagaattgaaaataaaagtaaggatgttatgcatcagttaaacagggcattggtgagaccaaatctcgaatactgtgtgcagttttgatctgcttatttaaggaaggatgtaaatgcattggaggcggttcagaggaggtttactagattgatacctggaatgagtgggttggcttataaggaaaggttggacagactgggctcgttttcactggagtttagaagagtgaggggagacttaattgaagtttataagatcctgaacggtcttgacaaggtggatgtggagaggatgtttcctcttgtggtgagtccagaactagggagcactgttttaaaattaggggacacccttccaggacagagatgaggagaattttttctgttGGAGGGTTGTACAACTTTGGAACTCCCAGCCTTAGAAGGTGAAGGAggcagggacattgaatatttttaaggcggaggtagatagattcttgttaggcaagagaatcaaggggtattgggagtagatgggagtgtggaatttgcaacacaaacagatcagcaatgagcttattgaatggcggagcaggctcgaggagccaaatggcctacttctgctcctaatttgtatgtttgtatgtttgcccactcaattaacctatgtatatccctttgtagcctcatgtcctcttcacagcatactttcctacttatctttgtgtcatcagcaaatttagcaaccataccttcggtcccctcacccaagtcatttataaaaattgtaaaaagttgaggccccagcactggaccctgtggcacaccacttgttaccatcttgccaaccagaaaatgacccatttatgcatactctctgttcctgttagctagccaatcttttagccatgccaatatgttaccccctaccccCTTTTATTTTCATCACTAGCCTTTGATGTggaaaaatgccttctggaaatctaagtacagtacatacacaggttcccctttatccacagcacatgttactttatttatttatatttatttagagatacagcactgaaacaggcccttcggcccaccgagtctgtgccgaccatcaaccacccatttatactaatcctacactaatcccatatccccacctgtccctatattcccctaccacctacctatactaggggcaatttataatggccaatttacctaacaacctgaaagtctttggctgtgggaggaaaccggagcacccggcaaaaacacacgcagacacagggagaacttgcaaactccacacaggcagtacccagaattgaacgcgcgttgctggagctgtgaggctatggtgctcgccactgtgccgttcttcaaagaactccaataaattggttaaacatgatttccctttcacaaagccatgttgactctgcctgattatcttgaatttttctaagtgccctgcaataacgtctttaataatagcttctgacattttccctgtgacagatgttaagcaaactggcctgcagtttcctgctttctgtctccctccctttttgaataaaggaattacattggctattttacAATCTAATGAAACGTTCCCAGAACCTAGggaatttgggaaaattaaaaccaaagcatcaCCTATCTCATAGCCACATCTCTTAAGACCCGAgggtaaagtccatcaggacccggggacttgtcagcacacagctccagcaatttgctcagtaccacttccctggtgattgtaattttcttgagttcctccgtcccttccatttcctgacttacagctatttctgggatgttacttgtatcctctatagtgaagaccatgcaaaatatctgttcaattcatctgccatctccttattttccattattaattcacaagactcactttctataggaccaacgctcactttgttaactcttttctttttaaatatctatagaaactcttactatctgtttttatatttctaactagctttctctcttactctaatttttccctccttattaatcttttagccattctttgctttttttatattctatccaatcttctgacctgccacccatctttgtgcaattatatggtttttctttaagtttgttgacatctttaactttttagttaaccacaggtggtggaccctccccttggaatttttctttctcgttggaatgtatctattctgtgtattctgaaatatccccttaaatgactgccactgcatctctattgacctatcccttaacctaatttgccagttcaccttagctaactctactttcatgccctcataattgcccatatttaaatttaaaatactagtcttagacccattcttctctcgcTCAACCTGAATTGAAAAttcattatattatgatcactgctgcctaggggcgccctGCAGACAGTGTTtccaaatgcagagttgatcccttcccccgttTATCCGTACAtacgatgcagagttgacccttttcccacctcagtggcgccagcttctcatggacgagacagtgaaggtgcatgagtgtcACATAgcgagctcaagattgggaacggaTGGTAAGATCGTGGTGAATTACATTCAAATGGATGCAAAGAGGTTCTTaccatatttaaagtagggtcccatcgcagagtggcAGAGATGCCACCACAGAGCTTTGCTGCCCCAGGGAAGATCAGAATCAGCAATCCTGCCGTTGGGTTCCATTGCGGCCGCTGCCGCTCTGATTCTCCGCCCCTCCCATGGCAgggatatccttccttaggtaaggagaccaaaacaataCACAGCGTGGGACATTCCCCAGTTACAGCAAAAGCAACAactatagcaccttcaacataatcAAACATCccgaagagcattataaaacaaaatttgacaccaaaccacataaggtgaTTTTAGGACAGATTACCAAAGGCTTGGtgaaagtaggttttaaggagcgtcttaaaggaggaaaaaatggcagagaggtttagggagggaattctggaagttagggccgaggcagctgaaggcatagccattaatggtggagcaattaaaatcggggatgctcaacaggccagaattagatgagtgcagatatctcatagAATTTTGAGTCTGGAGGAGAGTTCAGAGATAAAGAGGGGCAAAACCATGAatatatttgaaaacaaggacgagaattttaaaatcaaagtgttgcttgaccgggagccagtgtaggtcagtgagcacggggtgataggtgaatgggatgtGGTACGACTAAGGACACAGgctgcagaattttggatgacctcaaatttacagaaggTAGAtagtggaaggccagccaggagtgcattggaagagtcaagtctgaaggtaacaaaggcacgaatggcggtttcagcagcagatgagctgagccaaAGCTGgaattgggtgatgttatggaggtggaactagacagtcttagtgatagcatggatgtgtgatcagaagctcatctcagggtcaaattatGATACAAAGGTTGCGAAGTCACATTCAGCCTCAGACagatgtcagggagagggatggagtcagtagctagggaatggtgtTTGTAGCAGGGGCCGAAAATAATGGTCATCCCAGTATTTAATTTGGGGAATTTCTGCTCGCCCACtattggatgtcggataagcagttggataagcagtctgataatttaacaacagtggaggaatcgagagaggtggCGATGAGGTAGAACTGGTTGTcattgtagtataagggtatcaaagggttaatcttgagagaatgtaaagattaccatccaccatgatgatgtaagtgaACATGTGGGAGAGATTCATGAACAGTTACAgaatggcttttgaaggagacacacaagcTAGTGTGGAAtatatatagttactatacaataaagattcatgtttaaacaatacagtccgACAACCTCTCTGTTTAGActctatacggtggcagcataaagagccAAATATATAacagtcgtcagcgtacatgtgaaaactaacgctgtgttttTGGATAATGTCGCTGAGGGGCAACATGAAGAGGAGAaatagggagccaaggatagatctttgagtGATACCAGagataacagtgtgggagcaggtgagagcagtcccacccagctggacaacagtggagaggctttggacaAGGATGTTATCGTCAGCCATGTCAGAGGCTGCAAttaggtcaagaaggacgaggagggatagtttacctttgtcacaatcgcATAGTATGTCAATTGTGACTTTGATATGAGCAGTTTCGGACCTGTGGCATTTACTGTACATAGACAGGGTAGTGGGACATTGCCCAGTTACTGAGCATGTACACAATTTTGGGACTTTGCCGAGTTTCGGAGCATGTACACAGTGGTGGGACATTTCCCAGTTACTGAGCTTGTACATAGTGATGGGACATTGCCTACTTACTGGGCTTCTACACAGTGGTGTGACGTTGCCCAGTTAGTGAACATGAGAACAGTGGCGAGACATTGCCCAGttacagagataaaaacaagaaatgctggaaccaatcagcaggtctggcagcatctgtggaaagagaagcagagttaacgtttcgggtcagtgacccttctttggaactagcaaatattagaaatgtcaaaggttataaagcaagtgtggcagggggtggggcaagagataacaaaggagaaggtgtagattggataaggccacatagctgaccaaaaggtcatggagcaaaggcaaacaatatgttaatggtatgttgaaagacaaagcattagtacagatagggtgttaacggactgaagattgaacagcagcaagtacaaacatgaaaacagtgggtaagcaaactgaacagactaagatgaaatgaaataaatgcaaaaataaattgtaaaaaatgtaaaaaaagaatgtaaaaaaaaggaagaaaaaatgactaaaaatgaaagtaaaatggggggctgtcatgctctgaaattattgaactcaatgttcagtccggtaggctgtagtgtgcctaatcggtaaatgagatgctgttcctcgagcttgcgttgatgttcactggaacactgcagcaatcccaggacagagatgtgagcatgagagcaggggggagtgttgaaatggcaagcaaccggaagctcagggtccttcttgcggactgagcggaggtgttccgcaaagcggtcacccagtctgcgtttggtctccccaatgtagaggagaccacattgtgagcagtgaatacagtatactacattgaaagaagtacaagtaaatcgctgcttcacctgaaaggagtgtttggggcctgggataatgaggagagaggaggtaaatgggcaggtagtctgttaacaccctatctgtactaatgctttgtctttcaacagcctttgctccatgactgctCCTTCTCAgtgaccaggggctgaatttttagaCCCTCATGGGGACAGGCATGGAGGTGGGCAAGCATTGAATTTTGTCACCACCAGCCAGCTTGCCGGTTTCCTGGCATCATCCCACCCCCAGGTCATTTCGTTGGAGGCAGGATGTAAGGTGGCAGGACTAACCACCTgcaagtggtgggtagccaattaaggctGTTTAAGGGATATTTAGGCCGATTATCAGAAGCCAACTGGAATTTTCTGGTCGGCCTCCAGGACCCAGAGGTGTCGGGGAACAGTgttgctgcctggaggcagccttccAGCGGAAGACCTGGGGGGTGGATGTGACCCTCCccgcctgcctggcttcagctgtaGCAGCTGCTGTTTCTATTTTTTATTGAAAACTTTATAAAATTAGAGAGAGGGCATCTCCAACTTTGGTTACCCTCTCACTTACTTGAAAAGACAGTCTGCTGCTTCAGTGCTGAAGGGCCTCCTTTTGTCCCATCAGCTTTGAGAGCCCTCCCGCTATCATTAGTTGAATGGTGATcacgccctctggccactaattggcaaaTTCAGGGAAACTCACAGACTGTTCCCCACAGGGATGGGCTTCTGACCCTCATTTGACACTGATGTCCGGGTtctgaagcccacagggaaaatcctgcctcaGGGCACTGCCCAGTGCGACACAACCATAGAGACCAGGAAGTTCCCAGCTTCAACATCAGCTCTGTGCTCAGTTAGCTGTTCCCCAGCGGAGGTTCTGCTAGAGTTGCTCCAAATGTTCTTGTGCCCCTGAACTAGGGAGAGAGAAAATCAACTGGACTTCCTGCTGTGATCATTATCCTGCTGCAAAGTGTGTCTGCAGAACACTGAGAAAAGGCAAGTTTATGGCCGATTGTGTCATCCTTTGGCTGAGAAGTTAAACAGAGGCTCAGTTGGCCCTGTGTGGTGGATGTGAATGATTCCatggaagaagagcaggtgagttctccccactTTTTTTTGACATTGAAACTGGTTCTAATTTTATTTTCCATGATTCTGACTCGAACACTCGTTTCTTTAAAATTCCATAAATGCAGCGAGCGGATTGATCTGGAATTCAGCTGCGGATCAGTGGTACTTCCTCCAACGCTCATGCTTTAGGTGATCATACTCCCAGACGTAACTGATGAGAACGTAACCAGCCAGCAACATGGCGACACCACCGATCCCACCTCGCTTCACATTAATATACTTGTTGTAGTACCGGTTATGGCCTCTGTCTGGTcacccaacatcattaaaaaacagaTGATTTAGTGATTATCATATTgtagtttgtggaaccttgctgtgtgcaaattgactgccacatttcttacattacaacagtgactacacttcaaaactacttaattggctgtaaaatcttttggggcatcctgagtTGTAAAAGGGtctgtataaatgcaagactttcaaaaatcaagactgacattccagtgcagtactgaggaagtgctgtactctcagaggtgccgtctttcggatgaggcattaaacctaggtcccgtctgccttctcatgtggatgtaaaagatcccatggcattatttcgaagaagagcagtggaattatctgcaatgtcctggccaatatttatcgcttcatcaacatcacaaaaacagattatcccatCATTAtcccattggtgtttgtgggagctaaCTGTATGCAAATCGGCTGCCgcgttgctacattacaacagtgattacgcttcaaaaagtacttcattagctgcaaagtgCTTCGGGACATCATgttgttgtgaaaggctctatataaatgcaagtcttgtctTTCTTTCATGATCAACTAGTTCGCTAGATCTCACTGTCAACTTTGGATTGCTGTTTATTAGTTAGTCAGTTCGTTAATTAATTCAGTAGTTAGAATCTTCTGTGCCTAGTGGCATATGAGATACTTCTTTTTGGGGGAaagaatctggaacactctcccccaaaTGGTTCTAGATGCTGGATCAATCAGTGTTTcatgactgagatcaatagattttgttgggtaagggtatcagggatatggagctaaggcgggtaaatgaagttgaggtacagattagccatgatctaagtgaatggcagATCAAGCTCAaagagttgaatggcctcctcctgttcctaggttCCTAAGGgacttagagtgcatgtccacaggttcctgaaggtggcaggacaggtagataaagtggtgaagaaggcctgtggaatgctttcctttattggccgaggtatagaatacaaaagcagggatgtaatgctggaactgtataaaacgctggttaggccacagctggagtattgcgtatagttctggtcaccacattgcagaaaggacaaaattgctctggagcgagtacaaaggaggtttacgagtatgttgccaggactcgaaagttgcagctatgaggaaagattggatcggctggggttattttccttagaacagaggaggctgaggggtgacttaattgaggtgtacaaaattatgagagacctagatagagtagacaggaaggacctgtttccccctagcggagaggtcaatgaccagggggcatagatttaaggtgattggtagaaggattagaggggacatgaggaaatactattcacccagagggtggtgggcgtctgGCATTCACTATCCAGATcagtgctggaggcagaaaccctcaactcatttaaaaggtacctggacatgcacctgaagtgctttaacctgcaaggctacagaccaggtgctggaaggtgggattagattgggcagctagtttttttttttatctggcacagatacgatgggctgtatgacctccctctgtgccataacttttctatggttctatggttctaagttaCTGGAGGGATAAAGATAATACAACCATAAACTGTGCAATGTGGGCACAGATGAAACTTAGCTGAGGGAAGGTGAGAAGACAGTATAGATATAACTacttcacacagagagagaggaatgtgtGGGACAGACAGTCCAGGACACAGTGGCAGTGATAGTGTCAGCAAATTCAAGAAGGAGCTGGATAGAATGTTTTGGCAAAAGAAGTGATTGAGGGATGTAAGGGGGAAAGAGTTGGGCAGGGGGCTTTACTGGACTCTGAGACTGGCCAGATGGACACCAATGGTCTTTTTCATTTCATTTCTATGTTACTGAGGAGCTGGATAAGAGACTACTTGCTTTGGAGATTGTAGCAAAAGGAGCAGGCTGAAATGATCGGGTATTCCACTAGTGGGCTAGAGGAGCCTGGAGTTCAGGGGTAAATAGTGGAGATGTGAAAATGAGAATATTTAATGGGatagagtagagggagctttactctgtatctaacccgtgctgtaccttccatGGGAGTGTTAGATGGGATAGTGTGGGGAGGAGCAGTCCTGAGATGAGCATCCAGGAATACGTATATTTGGGAGAGGGTGGTGTGGTTAGTCCAGAGCATTTCATCCAGAGAAGATACTTTGTGTCAAATTTGTATTGAGACTTATTAATTATactgcacagaagaaggctattcaacCCATCATACATGTCCCGGCTCTCTGAAAGTACTATCCCCTgctaattaatgaccacttaaggccctcttcctgctgccactgttaTTTTACCACTGGTGAGGGTTGGCCATGCCTCATGCtgaggctaaaataaaagcaaaatactgcggatgctggaaatctgaaacaaaaacaagaaatgctggaatcactcagcaggtctggcagcatctgtggaaagagaagcagagttaacgtttcgggtcagtgacccttcatcggaactcagtgaagggtcactgacccgaaacgttaacattgcttctctttccacagatgctgccagacctgctgagtgattccagcatttcttgtttttgtctcatgcTGAGGCTGCCGGTTATACCCTGGTGGCCTGATTGCAAGCTCAGGGGGTGGGCCCTCCTGCTcatgcaccctgtgccccatggagggccccccaagGGAAAGGGCCGCCTGTCTTGATTCCATACCACTCCCTCCCCCTGCCTTGCTGGGGCCAGTCAGACAGGCCTCAGTGAGCCCGCCCCACTTACCTGAACACCAGGCCTCCATCACTGGCTGGATCCGgggccagtggcactgctgggactgaagagctgccagccctctgattggccagcaactgttGGAGGCGGGACATTCTGCCTCATAGGGGCAGAAGCCATGACCTCAGGCATACCACACAAAATTACATCGTAGCTTTTTGGGCCAGTGGAGACGGGCTCACCACCCACTCtccagccagtgggcggggccaccaccTCTGAGTTAAATCCCAATCCTTGTTCCAGTGAGTCATAGAGTAGTTTACATCAGTTTAAATGCCTGACATGTGCTGCTTGAATCCAATCAGCACATTATCATGGTGATAAACAGCTTTAATTAGCAACTTTAATTAGTGGGTTTAATAGCGAGAGGCACTTGTTCCTTGCCTGCTGAGTGTCACATTCAAAGCACAAAACTTTCACCAATAAGCCGACTATTTTCACACAGAACATCACAGTTTCTTGTTTTGTAACAAACACTTGGAGCTGATGTTACGAGGCTGTCCAATCAGCCGTCC
This window of the Heterodontus francisci isolate sHetFra1 chromosome 27, sHetFra1.hap1, whole genome shotgun sequence genome carries:
- the LOC137384770 gene encoding ATP synthase subunit f, mitochondrial-like, which codes for MSRLQQLLANQRAGSSSVPAVPLAPDPASDGGLVFRGHNRYYNKYINVKRGGIGGVAMLLAGYVLISYVWEYDHLKHERWRKYH